A genomic window from Thermococcus nautili includes:
- a CDS encoding aspartate/glutamate racemase family protein yields MRRIGLVGGTSPESTLYYYKKYLEISREKFEPYVYPELIIYSINFKEFIHNPNGWEGRKEILIKAAKALERAGAEIIALTANTPHIVFPDVQKAVNVPMVSIIDALIEEMRKRGVKKVLLLGTKTTMTADFYKNALREAGFDVVTPSEDEMNELDRIIKEELMFENFASRDWVVELINRYIEMEGIEGVILGCTELPLIIKPGDVKAEVFDTVEIHMRKLIDVASG; encoded by the coding sequence ATGAGGAGGATAGGCCTCGTCGGCGGAACGAGCCCGGAATCAACGCTCTACTACTACAAGAAATACCTTGAGATAAGCCGCGAAAAGTTCGAACCCTATGTTTACCCGGAGCTGATAATCTACTCGATAAACTTCAAGGAGTTCATCCACAACCCGAACGGCTGGGAGGGGAGAAAGGAGATACTCATAAAAGCGGCGAAGGCCCTTGAGCGGGCCGGGGCGGAGATAATAGCCCTGACGGCAAACACTCCCCACATAGTCTTTCCCGACGTCCAGAAAGCGGTAAACGTCCCAATGGTCAGCATAATAGACGCCCTCATCGAGGAGATGAGGAAGAGGGGAGTTAAGAAGGTTCTCCTCCTCGGAACGAAGACAACCATGACCGCGGACTTCTACAAGAACGCCCTCCGCGAGGCGGGCTTTGACGTGGTCACTCCGAGCGAGGACGAGATGAACGAGCTCGACAGGATTATCAAGGAGGAGCTCATGTTCGAGAACTTCGCCAGCAGGGACTGGGTGGTCGAGCTAATCAACCGCTACATAGAAATGGAAGGAATTGAGGGCGTAATCCTCGGCTGCACCGAGCTTCCCCTCATAATAAAGCCTGGCGACGTTAAGGCGGAAGTCTTTGACACCGTTGAAATCCATATGCGGAAGCTGATAGATGTAGCGAGCGGGTGA
- a CDS encoding mechanosensitive ion channel family protein, which produces MVNLNQALPYVGVTPFQLISALAILIVGYVIARAVVGAFKRALRKTKLPPLVVEFLGRFLAIGLYLIVLIVALGAVGISVSPVILGLSAVVGLILGFGLQDTLTNLAAGVWLAALRPVDIGEVVEVAGKTGKVNNIGLMGTELLMPDNKLITIPNKLVWGSVITNYTRMPTRRVDVDIGVAYGTDLDRAIKLAMDLMRGHPKVLNEPEPSVVITALADSSINLQLRAWAKTEDYWAVKGDLTRGIYELYTREGIEIPFPQLDVHLKNE; this is translated from the coding sequence ATGGTGAACCTAAACCAGGCGCTCCCCTACGTTGGGGTGACGCCGTTTCAGCTGATTTCTGCCCTCGCAATTCTCATCGTGGGTTACGTCATTGCGAGAGCCGTCGTTGGGGCCTTCAAACGGGCCCTCAGAAAGACCAAGCTCCCGCCGCTGGTCGTCGAGTTCCTCGGCAGGTTTCTGGCCATTGGCCTCTACCTGATAGTCCTCATCGTGGCCCTTGGGGCCGTTGGAATCTCGGTGTCGCCGGTAATCCTCGGCCTGTCGGCGGTGGTAGGCCTAATCCTCGGCTTCGGCCTGCAGGACACGCTTACGAACCTCGCGGCCGGCGTCTGGCTCGCCGCGCTGAGGCCCGTTGATATAGGAGAGGTAGTGGAAGTCGCGGGCAAAACGGGCAAAGTAAACAACATCGGCCTGATGGGAACCGAACTCCTAATGCCGGACAACAAGCTGATAACGATTCCCAACAAGCTCGTCTGGGGAAGTGTCATAACCAACTACACACGGATGCCCACGAGGAGGGTGGACGTTGACATAGGCGTCGCCTACGGAACCGACCTTGACAGGGCTATAAAGCTCGCGATGGACCTCATGAGGGGCCACCCGAAGGTTCTCAATGAGCCGGAACCGAGCGTCGTCATAACGGCCCTCGCGGACTCCTCTATAAACCTCCAGCTCAGGGCATGGGCGAAGACCGAGGACTACTGGGCCGTCAAGGGCGACCTCACGAGGGGAATCTACGAGCTCTACACCCGGGAGGGCATAGAGATTCCGTTCCCGCAGCTCGACGTCCACCTGAAGAACGAATGA
- a CDS encoding AbrB/MazE/SpoVT family DNA-binding domain-containing protein, producing the protein MGVTKIDSKGRVVIPKDVRRKLNIKPGEEFLVTEIDGDTIVLRRFNVKKMLEKLVRNSREVNLEELEAETREEGNRVAKELYRL; encoded by the coding sequence GTGGGAGTAACGAAGATAGACTCCAAAGGCAGGGTCGTAATCCCAAAGGACGTTCGGAGAAAGCTTAACATCAAGCCCGGTGAAGAGTTCCTCGTTACGGAGATAGACGGCGATACGATAGTCTTGAGGCGCTTCAACGTCAAGAAAATGCTCGAAAAACTCGTCAGGAACTCAAGAGAAGTGAATTTAGAGGAGCTTGAGGCTGAAACCAGGGAAGAGGGGAACAGAGTTGCGAAGGAGCTCTACAGACTGTAA
- the proS gene encoding proline--tRNA ligase: MGKVKREKWSNEFSEWYNELLETAGIIDKRYPVKGMNVWLPYGLKIMRNIEAFIRAEMDRTGHEEVLFPALIPETEFQKEAEHIKGFEDEVYWVTHAGLDPLDVRLILRPTSETAMYSMFSLWIRSHADLPFKVYQIVNVYRYETKHTRPLIRVREISRFFEAHTAHADFEDAERQIKEDLEIFDRLAKFLALPYIISKRPDWDKFPGAFYSLGAEIMMPDGRTLQIGTMHNYKQNFAKAYNIQYETETGDHEFVHQTTFGMSERLLAAVIAVHGDDSGMVLPPTIAPIQVVIVPIPKKDANVDVFAYAREIAEELRKAGFRVHVDERDIRPGRKYYDWELKGVPLRIEVGPRDVEGRKAVLARRDTFEKVTVERDAIVEEVKKTLDAIHENLYNRAKEFLESHIKRVDTIEEAKAVFEDRRGIVEIPWCGDEECGLKMEEELDAKMLGTPYPEEKAREGIEGKKCPVCGREAKFVARFARTY, encoded by the coding sequence ATGGGGAAGGTAAAGCGTGAGAAGTGGAGCAACGAGTTCAGCGAGTGGTACAACGAACTCCTCGAAACGGCTGGAATTATCGACAAGCGCTACCCGGTCAAGGGAATGAACGTCTGGCTTCCGTACGGGCTGAAAATCATGCGCAACATCGAGGCCTTCATAAGGGCCGAGATGGACAGGACCGGTCACGAGGAAGTTCTGTTTCCGGCGCTCATCCCTGAAACCGAGTTCCAGAAGGAGGCCGAACACATAAAGGGCTTTGAGGACGAGGTTTACTGGGTAACGCATGCAGGTCTCGACCCCCTCGACGTCAGGCTCATTCTGAGGCCCACGAGCGAAACTGCCATGTATTCCATGTTCTCCCTCTGGATTCGCTCCCACGCGGATTTACCCTTCAAGGTCTACCAGATAGTCAACGTCTACCGCTACGAAACCAAGCACACGAGGCCCCTCATTCGCGTTAGGGAAATCAGCAGGTTCTTCGAGGCCCACACGGCTCATGCCGACTTCGAAGATGCCGAGAGGCAGATAAAGGAGGACCTTGAGATATTCGACCGCCTCGCGAAGTTCTTAGCTTTGCCCTACATAATCTCAAAGAGACCCGATTGGGACAAGTTCCCCGGCGCCTTTTACTCGCTCGGCGCCGAGATAATGATGCCCGACGGGAGGACGCTCCAGATAGGCACGATGCACAACTACAAGCAGAACTTCGCCAAGGCCTACAACATCCAGTACGAGACCGAGACGGGCGACCACGAGTTCGTTCACCAGACGACCTTTGGAATGAGCGAGCGCCTTTTAGCGGCGGTAATAGCGGTTCACGGCGACGACAGCGGAATGGTTCTCCCGCCGACGATAGCGCCGATTCAGGTCGTTATCGTGCCCATTCCGAAGAAAGACGCAAACGTTGACGTCTTCGCCTACGCGAGGGAGATAGCCGAGGAGCTGAGGAAGGCCGGCTTCAGGGTGCATGTGGACGAGCGCGACATAAGGCCGGGCAGGAAGTACTACGACTGGGAGCTGAAGGGCGTTCCCCTCCGCATAGAGGTCGGCCCGAGGGACGTCGAAGGAAGGAAAGCCGTCCTCGCGAGGCGCGACACCTTCGAGAAGGTAACCGTCGAGCGCGATGCCATCGTCGAGGAGGTGAAGAAGACCCTCGACGCGATTCACGAAAACCTCTACAACCGCGCCAAGGAGTTCCTTGAGAGCCACATCAAGCGCGTTGACACGATTGAGGAAGCCAAGGCCGTCTTCGAGGACAGACGTGGCATAGTCGAGATTCCCTGGTGCGGTGACGAGGAGTGCGGGCTTAAAATGGAAGAGGAGCTTGACGCGAAGATGCTCGGAACGCCCTACCCGGAGGAGAAGGCCAGAGAGGGCATCGAAGGCAAGAAGTGCCCGGTCTGCGGCAGGGAGGCGAAGTTCGTGGCGAGGTTTGCGAGGACCTACTGA
- a CDS encoding carbamoyltransferase family protein has product MILGVHDGHDAGAVLIDGERIFAVNEERLNRVKKYRGFPELSIKAVLEMANADPEDVEVIAVAGIFRKQKRLIELERRLKAIFGPEFKRKVLFVEHHLAHSASAYYTSGWREALAVSIDAAGDGLSSSIYVARDGEMIRMAQSTYIDSLGDFYASVTELLGFKPMRHEGKVMSLASYGRPTYDLSAIIELSGLTFDNHLKVIGVEATKKLAEFFGYPLSKAKEIANQMKRGKLDGELQRKAIEIAASAQRHLEKLLEELGVKLSSKGLPLAYAGGVAQNVKANAVLRKIFGDDNLWVFPAMDDGGLAFGAAIFVKAQLERLDGRWKPFKLEHVYLGPSYGRAYVEEFLRKEGLEFEEVNEKFVADILSEGKLVGFFQGAMEFGPRALGNRSILANPSDENVKGRLNLALKRDVFQPFAPSLLWEKAGEYLEDLEGRPNEFMTMSYTASEEFQKLAPAVVHVDGTTRPQAVRKEVNPSYYEVIKAFERRTGIGAVLNTSFNMHGEPIVCSPEDALRTFRKAGLDVLVVEGFAVWKKE; this is encoded by the coding sequence ATGATTCTTGGAGTCCACGACGGCCACGACGCCGGGGCCGTTCTGATAGACGGCGAGAGGATTTTCGCGGTGAATGAGGAGCGCTTGAACCGGGTCAAGAAGTACAGGGGCTTCCCCGAGCTGAGCATCAAGGCCGTTCTCGAGATGGCAAACGCTGACCCGGAGGACGTTGAGGTGATAGCCGTCGCCGGGATTTTCAGAAAGCAGAAGCGCCTCATCGAGCTTGAAAGAAGGTTGAAGGCCATCTTCGGCCCGGAGTTCAAGAGGAAGGTCCTCTTCGTCGAGCACCACTTAGCGCACTCGGCGAGCGCCTACTACACCTCGGGCTGGCGCGAGGCTTTAGCTGTTAGCATAGATGCGGCGGGAGACGGCCTGAGTTCCTCGATTTACGTGGCGAGGGACGGCGAGATGATTAGGATGGCGCAGAGCACCTACATTGACTCCCTCGGCGACTTCTACGCCTCGGTTACGGAGCTTTTAGGATTTAAGCCAATGCGCCACGAGGGAAAGGTGATGAGCCTCGCCTCATACGGACGGCCGACCTACGATTTGAGCGCGATAATCGAGCTCAGCGGGCTGACCTTTGACAACCACCTCAAGGTCATCGGCGTCGAGGCGACCAAGAAGCTGGCCGAGTTCTTTGGTTACCCCCTCTCAAAGGCGAAAGAAATTGCCAACCAGATGAAGCGCGGAAAGCTCGACGGCGAGCTCCAGAGGAAGGCCATCGAGATAGCGGCGAGCGCTCAGAGACACCTTGAAAAGCTCCTCGAGGAGCTCGGCGTTAAGCTGAGTTCGAAGGGCCTTCCCTTGGCCTACGCCGGTGGTGTGGCTCAGAACGTCAAGGCCAACGCGGTTTTGAGAAAAATCTTCGGGGACGACAATCTCTGGGTCTTCCCCGCGATGGACGACGGGGGGCTGGCCTTTGGTGCGGCAATCTTTGTAAAGGCCCAGCTCGAGAGGCTCGACGGAAGATGGAAGCCCTTCAAGCTCGAGCACGTCTACCTCGGCCCGTCCTACGGGAGGGCTTACGTTGAGGAGTTCCTGAGAAAAGAGGGGCTCGAGTTTGAGGAAGTCAACGAAAAGTTCGTTGCCGATATTCTTAGCGAGGGGAAGCTCGTCGGCTTCTTCCAGGGGGCGATGGAGTTCGGACCGAGGGCCCTTGGCAACCGCTCGATTCTGGCCAACCCCTCCGACGAGAATGTTAAGGGGAGGCTCAACTTAGCGCTCAAAAGGGACGTCTTCCAGCCCTTCGCGCCCTCCCTCCTCTGGGAGAAGGCCGGGGAATACCTTGAAGACCTTGAAGGCAGGCCGAACGAGTTCATGACGATGAGCTACACCGCGAGCGAAGAGTTCCAAAAGCTCGCTCCGGCGGTCGTTCACGTGGACGGCACGACGAGGCCTCAAGCAGTGAGGAAAGAGGTGAACCCGAGCTACTACGAAGTCATTAAGGCCTTCGAGAGGAGAACCGGCATCGGGGCCGTTCTGAACACGAGCTTCAACATGCACGGCGAACCGATAGTCTGCTCACCGGAGGACGCGTTGAGGACATTTAGAAAGGCCGGACTGGACGTTCTGGTAGTTGAGGGGTTCGCAGTGTGGAAAAAAGAATGA
- the crcB gene encoding fluoride efflux transporter CrcB, with protein sequence MNARLMGLIALGGALGALARFYLSGLLPTYRDFPVGTLLVNSVASFILGYLYGLLFWGVDVTPEWRLFLGTGFCGALSTFSTFSYETFSLLREREYLIAGLNVLANVFVTISLVFLGFIMARR encoded by the coding sequence ATGAACGCGAGATTGATGGGGCTGATAGCACTCGGCGGCGCCTTGGGAGCTCTCGCAAGGTTCTACCTCTCAGGACTGCTCCCCACTTACCGGGATTTCCCAGTTGGAACGCTCCTCGTGAACAGCGTGGCCAGCTTTATTCTCGGCTACCTCTACGGCCTGCTCTTCTGGGGCGTTGACGTTACGCCGGAGTGGAGGCTCTTCCTTGGAACGGGCTTCTGCGGTGCTCTGAGCACGTTCTCAACCTTCTCTTATGAGACGTTTTCGCTCCTCCGCGAGAGGGAGTACCTCATAGCGGGCCTCAACGTGCTGGCAAACGTTTTTGTAACCATAAGCCTAGTGTTTCTTGGGTTTATAATGGCGAGGAGGTGA
- a CDS encoding prenyltransferase/squalene oxidase repeat-containing protein, protein MGSKLYEIGRYVDVDAVLRYVTDRRHEDGGYCFVSVLDDTNVNDTYYAIKIYNLLGIEFPEPEKTIEFLSNAIQPQTAVVAIAMALEGLALLGAKDVAREKSDIVFTKYNPAEGKFAVGLGGSEEFGTATPLEATYWVTKAFNQIGLKFDSTEKDAIRAFVMKFRNGNGYGVKQPTTTMTYQALFTLYTLGYRPPKSPHFRNCELCGDWGGFTEVPYSLPPYLEPTFYATRGLELQNETPTCPRRHVWFIRQLQNPNGGFRRSLELGISNFQNTYRALAVVDSMMRYL, encoded by the coding sequence ATGGGCTCGAAGCTTTACGAAATCGGACGTTACGTTGACGTTGATGCCGTCCTGCGATACGTCACGGACAGGCGACACGAAGATGGAGGTTACTGCTTCGTTAGCGTTCTCGACGATACCAACGTGAACGATACCTACTACGCGATTAAAATCTACAACCTCCTCGGCATTGAGTTCCCCGAGCCTGAGAAAACCATTGAGTTCCTGAGCAACGCCATCCAGCCCCAGACTGCAGTCGTGGCAATAGCGATGGCGCTCGAAGGCCTCGCCCTGCTCGGGGCCAAGGACGTCGCAAGGGAGAAGAGCGACATCGTTTTCACTAAGTACAACCCCGCGGAAGGCAAGTTCGCGGTCGGACTCGGAGGAAGCGAGGAGTTCGGAACGGCGACACCGCTCGAAGCCACCTACTGGGTCACCAAAGCCTTCAACCAGATTGGCTTAAAGTTCGATTCCACAGAAAAGGACGCGATTAGGGCCTTCGTGATGAAGTTCCGCAACGGAAACGGCTACGGCGTCAAGCAACCAACCACGACCATGACCTACCAGGCCCTCTTCACGCTCTACACCCTCGGCTACCGCCCGCCCAAGAGCCCCCACTTCAGGAACTGTGAGCTCTGCGGTGACTGGGGTGGGTTCACCGAGGTGCCTTACAGCCTTCCACCGTACCTTGAGCCGACGTTCTACGCAACGAGAGGCCTTGAGCTTCAGAACGAGACCCCCACCTGTCCGAGGAGGCACGTCTGGTTCATCCGCCAGCTCCAGAACCCCAACGGCGGCTTCAGGAGGAGCCTTGAACTGGGAATATCCAACTTCCAGAACACCTACCGCGCGCTGGCGGTCGTTGACTCGATGATGCGTTACCTTTAG
- a CDS encoding DUF190 domain-containing protein — translation MVEVEHWNTLRLRIYIGENDRWNGKPLYKAIVEKLREMDIAGATVYRGIYGFGKKSRIHSSDIMRLSTDLPIVIEVVDRGFKIEKAICEIKPMIKDGMITVEPTLVVWVGTEEEVKKFEEDAVREE, via the coding sequence ATGGTTGAAGTCGAACACTGGAACACGCTCAGGCTTAGAATCTACATCGGCGAGAACGACCGCTGGAACGGAAAGCCACTGTATAAGGCGATAGTTGAGAAGCTCCGCGAGATGGACATAGCCGGTGCAACCGTTTACCGGGGAATCTACGGCTTTGGAAAGAAGAGCAGGATTCACTCAAGTGATATCATGAGGCTTTCAACGGATTTGCCAATCGTGATTGAGGTAGTTGACAGGGGCTTCAAGATAGAGAAAGCGATATGCGAAATCAAGCCCATGATTAAGGACGGGATGATAACCGTTGAACCAACGCTCGTCGTGTGGGTTGGAACCGAGGAAGAGGTCAAAAAATTTGAGGAAGATGCCGTCCGTGAGGAATAG
- a CDS encoding 2-hydroxyacid dehydrogenase, with amino-acid sequence MRPKVAVLFKMKSKPLEELKKWADVDVILYPSVEELKEVIGKYDGLIVSPLNPVSGEVLEKAERLKVISCHSAGYDHVDIETATKKGIYVTKVAGVLSEAVAEFAVGLTVALLRKIAYADRFIRSGKWDSHRTVWSGFKGIETVYGKKVGILGMGAIGKAIARRMKAMGTEILYWSRSRKPDIEEEVGARYLPLDDVLRESDIVILALPATRETYHIINEERLKLLEGKYLVNIGRGTLVDEEALVKALKEDKLKGYASDVFENEPVQEHELFDYEWETVLTPHYAGLSKEAMEDMGFQAVRNLLAVLRGEVPETLVNREVLKVRPPEEVKML; translated from the coding sequence ATGAGACCGAAGGTGGCCGTCCTCTTCAAGATGAAGAGCAAACCCCTTGAGGAACTCAAGAAATGGGCGGACGTTGACGTTATCCTCTATCCGAGCGTTGAGGAGCTTAAAGAGGTCATCGGGAAGTACGACGGGCTGATAGTTTCCCCTCTCAATCCGGTTTCAGGTGAAGTCCTTGAGAAAGCTGAAAGGCTGAAGGTTATAAGCTGTCATTCAGCAGGCTACGACCACGTTGACATCGAGACCGCAACCAAGAAGGGAATCTACGTCACCAAAGTGGCAGGCGTTCTCAGCGAGGCGGTGGCGGAGTTCGCCGTCGGCTTAACGGTAGCTCTTCTGAGAAAAATCGCCTACGCCGACAGGTTCATTCGCTCTGGAAAGTGGGACTCCCACAGGACGGTCTGGAGCGGTTTCAAGGGCATCGAGACGGTTTACGGCAAAAAGGTTGGAATCCTCGGCATGGGGGCGATAGGAAAGGCAATAGCGCGGAGAATGAAGGCGATGGGGACGGAGATACTCTACTGGTCTCGCTCGCGGAAGCCCGATATCGAGGAGGAAGTTGGCGCGAGGTACCTTCCCCTCGACGACGTGCTGAGGGAGAGCGACATCGTAATCCTCGCCCTCCCGGCGACGAGGGAAACCTATCACATCATCAACGAAGAGCGATTGAAGCTCCTTGAGGGCAAATATTTAGTCAACATCGGACGCGGAACCCTTGTCGATGAAGAGGCCCTCGTTAAAGCCCTCAAAGAGGATAAACTGAAGGGCTACGCGAGCGACGTCTTCGAGAACGAGCCGGTTCAGGAGCACGAGCTTTTCGACTACGAGTGGGAGACTGTTTTAACGCCCCACTACGCCGGCCTCTCAAAGGAGGCTATGGAGGACATGGGCTTTCAGGCGGTTAGAAACCTCTTAGCAGTTCTGCGCGGTGAGGTTCCGGAGACGCTTGTGAACCGCGAAGTCCTTAAGGTTCGTCCGCCCGAGGAGGTAAAGATGCTCTGA
- a CDS encoding ATP-binding protein: MSHRFIDREREIGLLEKRLESGSTEFVVIYGRRRVGKTALITEFLRRHGGIYLLARETSELENLRRFSERIASYFRDDVLLKNPFRNWDALFEYLHQKSRKERLIVAIDEFPYLVLSNKSLPSVLQDYWDTKFSEGKLYLIISGSSVSMMEGLLGYKSPLYGRRTGQLRVKPLDFFSARDFLPRFSMEDFVRVYSILGGTPAYLLEFDDGLSVEENLTENYFRQDSLLYGDAEFVLREELERPRLYFAVLEAIARGRTTLGEIMNETGLERGTVGKYLSVLMNLGIVRREIPVTESKKSRKGRYYIDDPYFSFWFRYVHPNADLIETGNGGMLTRLVMKDLDEHVGRIFEDVARQFLLKIKDKLPLKPTRVGRWWRKGEEIDLVAMDEVEKKVLLIEVKWRDLSERDARKVFDGLDRKSKLMGLDGWEFHFGIIARKVESKGKLRELGFVWDLEDMEVLK, translated from the coding sequence TTGTCTCACAGGTTCATAGACAGGGAGCGGGAAATCGGGCTCCTTGAGAAGAGGCTTGAGAGCGGGAGTACGGAGTTCGTGGTAATCTACGGAAGGAGAAGGGTCGGGAAGACCGCCTTAATAACTGAGTTTTTAAGGAGACACGGGGGGATATACCTCCTTGCGAGGGAAACGAGCGAGCTTGAGAACCTCAGGCGGTTCTCGGAGAGGATTGCCTCTTACTTCAGGGACGACGTCCTTCTCAAAAATCCCTTCCGCAACTGGGATGCCCTATTTGAGTACCTCCATCAAAAAAGCAGGAAAGAAAGGCTAATCGTGGCAATAGACGAGTTCCCATACCTCGTCCTTTCGAACAAAAGCCTTCCATCTGTTCTTCAGGACTACTGGGATACCAAGTTCTCGGAGGGAAAGCTTTACCTTATAATAAGCGGCTCAAGCGTTTCGATGATGGAAGGCCTTTTAGGATACAAGAGCCCGCTTTACGGCAGGAGAACCGGCCAGCTGAGGGTAAAACCCCTCGACTTCTTCAGCGCGAGGGACTTCCTCCCCCGTTTTTCGATGGAGGACTTTGTGAGAGTTTATTCCATTCTCGGCGGGACCCCCGCGTACCTTCTTGAGTTCGACGACGGGCTCAGCGTTGAGGAGAACCTCACCGAGAACTACTTCAGACAGGACAGTCTCCTCTACGGAGATGCTGAGTTCGTCCTGAGGGAGGAGCTTGAGAGGCCAAGGCTCTACTTTGCCGTTCTTGAAGCGATTGCGCGGGGAAGAACGACCCTTGGCGAGATAATGAACGAGACCGGCCTCGAGAGGGGAACCGTCGGGAAGTACCTGTCGGTTCTTATGAACCTCGGAATAGTGAGGCGGGAAATTCCGGTAACGGAGAGCAAAAAGAGCAGAAAGGGACGGTACTACATCGACGACCCCTACTTTTCGTTCTGGTTCAGGTACGTTCACCCCAACGCCGATTTAATCGAGACCGGAAACGGCGGCATGCTCACGAGGCTCGTTATGAAGGATTTGGACGAACACGTCGGGAGGATTTTTGAAGACGTTGCCAGACAGTTTCTGCTGAAAATTAAGGACAAACTTCCGCTGAAGCCGACGAGGGTTGGCAGGTGGTGGCGGAAGGGCGAGGAGATTGACCTCGTTGCGATGGATGAGGTTGAGAAGAAGGTCCTCCTGATAGAGGTTAAATGGAGAGACCTGAGTGAGAGGGACGCCAGAAAGGTCTTTGATGGGCTCGATAGGAAGTCAAAGCTTATGGGCCTGGACGGATGGGAGTTCCACTTCGGGATAATCGCCAGGAAAGTGGAATCCAAAGGGAAGTTGAGGGAACTCGGCTTTGTATGGGACCTTGAGGATATGGAGGTGCTAAAATGA
- the coaBC gene encoding bifunctional phosphopantothenoylcysteine decarboxylase/phosphopantothenate--cysteine ligase CoaBC, producing MLHHVKLIYATKSRKLVGKKIVLAIPGSIAAVECVKLARELIRHGAEVHAVMSENAQKIIHPYAMEFATGNPVVTEITGFIEHVELAGDHENKADLILVCPATANTIGKIACGIDDTPVTTVVTTAFAHTPIMIAPAMHSSMYEHPIVVENIEKLKKLGVEFIGPRFEEGKAKVASIDEIVYRVIRKLHPKSLAGKRVLVTAGATREYIDPIRYITNASSGRMGVAIAEEADFRGAEVTLIRTKGSVPSFVENQIEVETVEEMMEAIENELKAKKYDVVVLAAAVSDFRVKNRASEKIKSGRSLTLELEPTPKVIDRVKELQPEVFLVGFKAETSEDKLIEEARKQIERAGSDLVVANTLKAFGSEENEVFLVTRDGVKKLPRMDKRELAERLWDEVERLI from the coding sequence ATGCTTCACCACGTCAAGCTGATTTACGCCACGAAGAGCCGGAAGCTCGTCGGCAAGAAAATCGTTCTCGCGATTCCCGGGAGCATAGCCGCTGTCGAGTGCGTCAAGCTGGCAAGGGAGCTCATAAGGCACGGCGCCGAGGTTCACGCGGTGATGAGCGAGAACGCTCAAAAAATAATCCACCCCTACGCGATGGAGTTCGCCACCGGGAACCCTGTCGTGACCGAGATTACGGGATTCATAGAGCACGTCGAGCTGGCCGGAGACCACGAGAACAAGGCCGACCTGATTCTCGTCTGTCCGGCAACTGCGAACACCATAGGCAAGATAGCCTGCGGCATAGACGACACACCCGTCACGACCGTTGTTACCACAGCCTTTGCCCACACACCGATTATGATAGCCCCCGCAATGCACTCCAGCATGTACGAGCATCCGATAGTCGTTGAGAACATCGAGAAGCTCAAAAAGCTGGGCGTCGAGTTTATCGGCCCCCGCTTCGAGGAGGGCAAAGCGAAGGTAGCTTCGATAGACGAGATAGTCTACCGCGTCATCAGGAAGCTCCACCCCAAGAGCCTCGCGGGGAAGCGCGTTTTAGTTACGGCAGGCGCGACGAGGGAGTACATAGACCCGATTCGCTACATCACCAACGCGAGCAGCGGCAGAATGGGAGTTGCCATAGCCGAAGAGGCGGACTTCAGGGGGGCGGAGGTTACGCTCATCAGGACGAAGGGAAGCGTCCCGAGCTTCGTCGAGAACCAGATTGAGGTGGAAACCGTTGAGGAGATGATGGAGGCGATAGAAAACGAGCTGAAGGCGAAGAAATACGACGTTGTCGTCTTGGCCGCCGCCGTAAGCGATTTCCGCGTCAAGAACAGGGCGAGCGAAAAAATCAAGAGCGGTAGGAGTTTAACCCTCGAACTCGAGCCGACGCCGAAGGTAATAGACCGCGTTAAGGAACTCCAACCGGAGGTTTTCCTCGTGGGCTTCAAGGCCGAGACGAGCGAGGATAAGCTCATCGAGGAGGCCAGGAAGCAGATTGAGCGCGCGGGAAGTGATTTAGTCGTTGCCAACACCCTCAAAGCGTTCGGAAGCGAGGAGAATGAGGTATTTCTCGTCACCCGCGATGGTGTTAAGAAGCTCCCGAGAATGGACAAGCGCGAGCTTGCTGAGCGGCTCTGGGACGAGGTTGAGCGCCTTATCTAA